One Acropora palmata chromosome 2, jaAcrPala1.3, whole genome shotgun sequence genomic window carries:
- the LOC141875053 gene encoding uncharacterized protein LOC141875053, with the protein MAALSTFGSIGTNHGEFQYPHGIAVSSSGEVAVVDTCNHRIQIFNEDGEFHRAFGSQGVDIGNLNFPDGATFDHEGNLVLADSDNHRLSFHSQDGQVIRILSNEDLRNPWGVCTTSEGNIAVCSGGDKRQIQVFSPEGSLLMSFGDPSSRHRPSYVAHSHDMYFVSYTDGQCVKAFDSQGKSLFSIGEAGFGDSQFNRPRGVAVDQHDQLLVCDGWNNRIQVFTLEGKFLHKFGSRGQGLGQLTFPVDLAIGRDGRIFVSELKGHRVQVFQGLDNLQQA; encoded by the coding sequence ATGGCGGCTTTGAGTACATTTGGTTCTATTGGAACAAATCACGGCGAGTTTCAATATCCGCATGGAATAGCCGTAAGTAGTAGCGGCGAAGTAGCTGTGGTAGATACGTGCAATCACCGTATCCAGATCTTTAATGAGGATGGCGAGTTCCATAGAGCATTTGGGTCCCAAGGAGTCGATATTGGAAACTTGAATTTTCCCGATGGTGCTACTTTCGACCATGAGGGCAATTTGGTGTTAGCCGACTCTGATAATCACCGGTTGTCATTTCACTCCCAGGATGGTCAAGTAATTCGAATTTTGAGCAACGAAGACCTGAGAAATCCCTGGGGCGTCTGTACTACAAGTGAGGGTAACATTGCAGTTTGTAGCGGAGGAGACAAACGGCAAATTCAAGTTTTCTCTCCTGAGGGGTCCTTATTGATGAGTTTTGGCGATCCGTCTTCCAGGCATCGGCCTTCCTACGTTGCACATAGTCACGATATGTACTTTGTGTCGTATACGGACGGTCAGTGCGTTAAGGCTTTCGACAGTCAAGGAAAGTCTCTGTTTAGTATCGGCGAAGCTGGTTTCGGCGACAGCCAGTTCAACAGACCTCGTGGGGTTGCTGTGGACCAACACGATCAGTTATTGGTTTGCGATGGGTGGAATAACCGCATACAGGTTTTCACTTTAGAAGGCAAGTTTCTTCATAAGTTTGGCAGCCGTGGTCAAGGTTTAGGACAGTTAACTTTTCCTGTGGACCTTGCTATCGGCCGAGATGGACGTATCTTTGTTAGCGAGCTTAAGGGTCATCGCGTCCAGGTTTTTCAAGGGTTAGATAACCTTCAACAAGCTTAG